The Zingiber officinale cultivar Zhangliang chromosome 10A, Zo_v1.1, whole genome shotgun sequence genome contains a region encoding:
- the LOC122028183 gene encoding uncharacterized protein LOC122028183 isoform X2, producing the protein MGDHFALLADRLLTESTLGAAIESINHGSTSKTASLSIVEEETDSSLKKKFVEDGMSTGRLVECRICQDEDEDANMEIPCSCRGSLKYAHRKCVQKWCNEKGDTTCEICLQQFKPGYTAPPKLFLYGTSPMNFRGNWEISRQDTQNHQYMAITQTDNAYLRSNYNDYVTSHDRSIMYCRVVAATSILYMTSGIEQYWIPPCILLLLKIIAIVLPLCIMLSAVITFYQRRQQQEVHQDRVLESQMENGQLHSASDAVLF; encoded by the exons ATGGGAGACCATTTTGCGCTGCTGGCGGACCGTTTGCTGACCGAGTCAACCCTTGGAGCTGCTATCGAGAGTATAAACCACGGGTCAACCTCAAAGACTGCTTCCTTGTCAATTGTGGAAGAAGAAACTGACTCTTCTCTTAAGAAGAAATTTGTTGAGGATGGCATGTCGACTGGTAGATTGGTTGAATGTCGAATTTGCCAAGATGAGGATGAGGACGCTAACATGGAGATCCCCTGTTCCTGTCGCGGAAGCTTAAAG TATGCTCACCGCAAATGTGTGCAGAAATGGTGTAATGAGAAAGGTGACACCACATGTGAGATATGTCTGCAG CAATTTAAACCAGGATATACTGCCCCTCCAAAGTTGTTTCTTTACGGGACTAGTCCTATGAATTTCAG AGGAAACTGGGAGATTTCAAGGCAGGATACCCAAAATCATCAGTATATGGCAATAACTCAAACTGATAATGCTTACCTTAGATCCAACTACAACGACTATGTCACTTCACATGATCGGAGCATTATGTATTGTCGTGTAGTTGCTGCTACA TCTATCCTTTATATGACAAGTGGAATTGAGCAGTATTGGATCCCACCTTGCATA CTGTTGCTGCTAAAGATTATTGCCATTGTATTACCATTATGCATTATGTTGAGTGCAGTTATCACATTCTACCAAAGGCGGCAACAGCAG GAAGTGCATCAAGATAGAGTTCTGGAGTCTCAAATGGAGAATGGGCAATTGCACTCTGCAAGTGATGCAGTCCTCTTTTGA
- the LOC122028183 gene encoding uncharacterized protein LOC122028183 isoform X1 yields MGDHFALLADRLLTESTLGAAIESINHGSTSKTASLSIVEEETDSSLKKKFVEDGMSTGRLVECRICQDEDEDANMEIPCSCRGSLKYAHRKCVQKWCNEKGDTTCEICLQQFKPGYTAPPKLFLYGTSPMNFRGNWEISRQDTQNHQYMAITQTDNAYLRSNYNDYVTSHDRSIMYCRVVAATFMICLILHQSILYMTSGIEQYWIPPCILLLLKIIAIVLPLCIMLSAVITFYQRRQQQEVHQDRVLESQMENGQLHSASDAVLF; encoded by the exons ATGGGAGACCATTTTGCGCTGCTGGCGGACCGTTTGCTGACCGAGTCAACCCTTGGAGCTGCTATCGAGAGTATAAACCACGGGTCAACCTCAAAGACTGCTTCCTTGTCAATTGTGGAAGAAGAAACTGACTCTTCTCTTAAGAAGAAATTTGTTGAGGATGGCATGTCGACTGGTAGATTGGTTGAATGTCGAATTTGCCAAGATGAGGATGAGGACGCTAACATGGAGATCCCCTGTTCCTGTCGCGGAAGCTTAAAG TATGCTCACCGCAAATGTGTGCAGAAATGGTGTAATGAGAAAGGTGACACCACATGTGAGATATGTCTGCAG CAATTTAAACCAGGATATACTGCCCCTCCAAAGTTGTTTCTTTACGGGACTAGTCCTATGAATTTCAG AGGAAACTGGGAGATTTCAAGGCAGGATACCCAAAATCATCAGTATATGGCAATAACTCAAACTGATAATGCTTACCTTAGATCCAACTACAACGACTATGTCACTTCACATGATCGGAGCATTATGTATTGTCGTGTAGTTGCTGCTACA TTCATGATCTGTTTGATTCTTCACCAGTCTATCCTTTATATGACAAGTGGAATTGAGCAGTATTGGATCCCACCTTGCATA CTGTTGCTGCTAAAGATTATTGCCATTGTATTACCATTATGCATTATGTTGAGTGCAGTTATCACATTCTACCAAAGGCGGCAACAGCAG GAAGTGCATCAAGATAGAGTTCTGGAGTCTCAAATGGAGAATGGGCAATTGCACTCTGCAAGTGATGCAGTCCTCTTTTGA
- the LOC122027128 gene encoding ATP synthase subunit beta, mitochondrial-like, with translation MATRRLLSSLIRSSARRPLPIRSPSPKCPTPTAVPRPSPAGYLLSRVAEYATAAAVSETPSPPPVKTAVGLSGKITDEFTGAGAIGQVCQVIGAVVDVRFDEGLPPILTALEVLDNQIRLVLEVAQHLGENMVRTIAMDGTEGLVRGQRVFNTGSPITVPVGRATLGRIINVIGEPIDERGDIKTNHFLPIHREAPAFVEQATEQQILVTGIKVVDLLAPYQRGGKIGLFGGAGVGKTVLIMELINNVAKAHGGFSVFAGVGECTREGNDLYREMIESGVIKLGDKQNESKCALVYGQMNEPPGARARVGLTGLTVAEHFRDAEGQDVLLFIDNIFRFTQANSEVSALLGRIPSAVGYQPTLATDLGGLQERITTTKKGSITSVQAIYVPADDLTDPAPATTFAHLDATTVLSRQISELGIYPAVDPLDSTSRMLSPHVLGEEHYNTARGVQKVLQNYKNLQDIIAILGMDELSEDDKLTVARARKIQRFLSQPFHVAEVFTGAPGKYVELKESVNSFQGVLDGKYDDLPEQSFYMVGGIEEVIAKAEKIAKESAAS, from the exons ATGGCCACCCGCCGCTTGCTGTCCTCCCTCATCCGCTCCTCCGCCCGCCGCCCCCTTCCCATCAGATCCCCCTCCCCAAAATGCCCCACCCCTACGGCTGTCCCTCGCCCCTCACCGGCTGGCTACCTCCTCTCCCGCGTAGCTGAGTACGCCACCGCAGCTGCGGTTTCCGAGACCCCCTCTCCGCCCCCTGTCAAGACTGCCGTCGGGTTAAGTGGCAAAATCACGGACGAATTCACAGGCGCCGGCGCGATCGGGCAGGTATGTCAGGTGATCGGCGCCGTCGTCGATGTCAGGTTTGACGAGGGGCTTCCTCCGATCCTGACGGCGCTGGAGGTGCTCGATAACCAGATCCGTCTGGTTCTAGAGGTCGCCCAGCATCTGGGGGAGAACATGGTGCGGACAATCGCTATGGACGGTACCGAGGGGCTTGTCCGTGGTCAGAGAGTCTTCAACACCGGATCTCCCATCACG GTTCCTGTTGGCAGAGCCACTCTAGGACGCATTATAAATGTTATTGGAGAACCAATCGATGAGAGGGGTGACATAA AGACCAATCATTTCCTTCCCATCCATCGTGAAGCACCTGCTTTTGTTGAACAGGCAACTGAACAACAGATCCTTGTGACTGGAATTAAG GTCGTAGATCTTCTGGCGCCATATCAGAGAGGTGGAAAGATTGGACTTTTTGGTGGGGCTGGTGTGGGGAAAACTGTACTTATCATGGAACTGATCAACAATGTTGCAAAGGCCCATG GTGGTTTTTCTGTCTTTGCTGGTGTTGGTGAGTGTACTCGTGAGGGTAATGATCTGTACAGGGAAATGATTGAGAGTGGTGTCATCAAGCTGGGAGATAAACAG AATGAGAGCAAGTGTGCTCTTGTATATGGTCAAATGAATGAGCCTCCCGGTGCTCGTGCACGAGTTGGTTTAACTGGGCTGACTGTTGCTGAGCACTTCCGTGATGCTGAAGGACAGGATGTGCTTCTCTTTATTGACAATATTTTCAGGTTCACGCAA GCAAATTCTGAAGTGTCTGCCTTGCTTGGTCGTATACCATCTGCTGTCGGTTATCAACCAACACTTGCTACTGATCTTGGAGGACTCCAAGAGCGTATTACGACGACAAAGAAGGGTTCCATCACCTCAGTGCAAGCTATTTATGTGCCTGCTGATGACTTGACTGATCCTGCTCCAGCAACTACTTTTGCTCATCTTGATGCAACAACTGTGCTGTCAAGACAG ATTTCCGAGCTTGGCATCTACCCTGCTGTTGATCCTCTTGACTCCACATCAAGAATGCTCTCTCCGCATGTGTTGGGAGAAGAACACTACAACACTGCTAGAGGTGTCCAAAAGGTTCTCCAAAACTATAAGAATCTGCAAGATATTATTGCTATCCTTGGAATGGATGAGCTCAGTGAAGATGATAAGTTGACTGTTGCTCGAGCTCGAAAGATCCAGCGATTCTTGAGTCAGCCTTTCCATGTTGCTGAAGTTTTTACCGGTGCACCTGGAAAATACGTTGAATTGAAAGAAAGTGTGAACAGCTTCCAG GGTGTTTTGGATGGAAAGTACGATGACCTTCCGGAGCAATCATTTTACATGGTTGGAGGCATTGAAGAAGTCATTGCAAAGGCCGAGAAGATTGCAAAGGAGTCTGCTgcatcataa